A part of Miscanthus floridulus cultivar M001 chromosome 6, ASM1932011v1, whole genome shotgun sequence genomic DNA contains:
- the LOC136457365 gene encoding receptor-like serine/threonine-protein kinase At1g78530 yields the protein MSRALVALYITICSVLFLLSKMLISFLLYKKWARKKRIIDNSLAGGKMVIFRSATMAMPQSLTPRSFLAMLMGLSTKDVIGAGGYGTVYRLRLDDKTAFAVKRLNRGTAEMDRGFERELDAMGDIKHRNIVPLCGYYAATHFNLLIYELMPNGSLDQALHANQQFLLGWPARYRIALGVARGLSYLHRDCIPHVIHRDIKSSNILLDHHMEARLSDFGLATLMNPSASHVTTLVAGTFGYLAPEYFDTGRATTKGDVYSYGVVLLELLTGKRPTDESFLENGTRLVTWVRETMEEKREEHAIDEALLKLHHQLPTEEVRLVFSVADKCLDSDPANRPTMAQVVKMLEAEQGNTTHHPPPATADSDSTLPS from the coding sequence ATGTCTCGTGCCTTAGTTGCGCTGTACATCACCATCTGCTccgtcctcttcctcctctccaagatgctcatctccttcctcctctaCAAGAAATGGGCGCGCAAGAAGAGGATCATCGACAACAGCCTGGCCGGCGGCAAGATGGTCATCTTCCGCTCCGCCACCATGGCCATGCCGCAGTCGCTCACCCCCAGGTCCTTCCTCGCCATGCTCATGGGCCTCTCCACCAAGGACGTCATCGGCGCCGGCGGCTACGGCACCGTCTACCGCCTGCGCCTAGACGACAAGACCGCCTTCGCCGTCAAGAGGCTCAACCGGGGCACCGCCGAGATGGACCGCGGATTCGAGCGGGAGCTGGACGCCATGGGCGACATCAAGCACCGCAACATCGTCCCGCTCTGCGGCTACTACGCCGCCACGCACTTCAACCTCCTCATCTACGAGCTGATGCCCAACGGGAGCCTGGACCAGGCGCTGCATGCGAACCAGCAGTTCCTCCTCGGCTGGCCTGCTCGCTACCGGATCGCCCTGGGCGTTGCTCGCGGCCTGTCGTACCTCCACCGCGACTGCATCCCGCACGTGATCCACCGCGACATCAAGTCCAGCAACATCCTCCTGGACCACCACATGGAGGCGCGCCTCTCCGACTTCGGCCTCGCCACACTCATGAACCCCAGCGCCAGCCACGTCACCACCCTCGTCGCCGGCACCTTCGGCTACCTCGCGCCCGAGTACTTCGACACCGGCAGGGCCACCACCAAGGGCGACGTCTACAGCTACGGCGTCGTCCTGCTGGAGCTGCTCACGGGGAAGAGGCCCACCGACGAGTCCTTCCTGGAGAACGGCACAAGGCTCGTCACCTGGGTCAGGGAGACCATGGAGGAGAAGCGGGAGGAGCACGCCATAGACGAGGCTCTGCTGAAGCTGCACCACCAATTACCCACCGAGGAAGTCAGGTTGGTCTTCTCCGTCGCCGACAAGTGCCTCGACTCTGATCCCGCCAACAGACCAACCATGGCGCAAGTTGTCAAGATGCTGGAGGCGGAGCAAGGCAACACCACCCACCACCCACCACCAGCAACAGCAGACTCTGATTCTACTCTTCCTAGCTAG